One segment of Neoarius graeffei isolate fNeoGra1 chromosome 20, fNeoGra1.pri, whole genome shotgun sequence DNA contains the following:
- the tcap gene encoding telethonin: MQVCTVLEKRGGCVVGAELSCSVREQNDTQKESYSADWHSINMKTQHEDRQSMKMSDDSRRETLSRYWRARPLSQQCPSGVLRVGTVESGIGEHQLLPYRNTLPLPIFKPAELGVRLGRGAPHSLEDLPSARAPDGVCTTKRDVLEITRDLPPVKPLRMEFAKAPRTLGRSMSQEAQRG; the protein is encoded by the exons ATGCAGGTGTGTACGGTGTTGGAAAAACGTGGCGGATGTGTGGTGGGAGCTGAGCTGAGCTGCAGCGTCAGAGAGCAGAACGATACCCAGAAAGAGAGCTACAGTGCTGATTGGCACAGCATCAACATGAAAACGCAGCATGAGGACCG CCAGTCCATGAAGATGTCTGATGATTCCCGGCGAGAGACACTTTCCCGTTACTGGCGTGCCCGCCCCCTCTCCCAGCAATGTCCTTCAGGTGTCCTGCGTGTCGGCACGGTGGAGTCTGGCATCGGTGAGCACCAACTGCTACCCTACAGAAATACTCTTCCTCTACCCATCTTTAAACCAGCTGAGCTGGGTGTGAGGCTGGGCCGTGGTGCCCCACACAGCCTGGAGGACCTGCCCAGTGCCCGTGCACCTGATGGAGTATGCACAACCAAGAGAGATGTCCTGGAGATCACACGAGACCTGCCACCTGTCAAACCCCTCCGTATGGAGTTCGCCAAGGCTCCCAGGACCCTCGGCAGGTCCATGTCTCAGGAGGCCCAGAGAGGATGA